A genomic stretch from Marinobacter fonticola includes:
- a CDS encoding gluconokinase encodes MTVRKIVVMGVSGSGKSLVGQRLGDLLDVPFFDADDYHSDANVQKMANGVPLTDEDRRGWLADLADLIRRESGLVLACSALKKTYRDQLRTGDPALKFLYLKGDFETIWSRHSQREDHYFTGQDMLKSQFLSLEEPDANEAYIVDISATPEAVLQQCMKALGIKPRNDLDR; translated from the coding sequence ATGACGGTACGCAAGATTGTGGTGATGGGCGTCTCCGGCAGCGGCAAGAGCCTGGTGGGCCAGCGTCTGGGCGACCTGCTCGATGTGCCGTTCTTCGATGCGGACGACTATCACAGCGACGCGAACGTACAGAAGATGGCTAACGGCGTTCCGCTGACCGACGAAGACCGGCGCGGCTGGCTGGCCGACCTGGCGGACCTGATCCGCCGGGAATCCGGCTTGGTGCTCGCTTGCTCCGCCCTGAAGAAAACCTATCGGGACCAGCTGAGAACCGGTGATCCGGCGTTGAAGTTCCTCTACCTGAAAGGCGATTTCGAGACCATCTGGTCGCGCCATTCCCAGCGGGAGGATCATTACTTTACGGGCCAGGATATGCTGAAGAGTCAGTTTCTGTCGTTGGAGGAGCCTGATGCGAACGAAGCTTACATTGTCGATATCTCGGCAACGCCCGAAGCGGTTTTGCAGCAATGTATGAAAGCCCTGGGCATTAAGCCGAGGAATGATTTAGACCGATGA
- the gntR gene encoding gluconate operon transcriptional repressor GntR has translation MPKKRRPTLQDIADRVGATKMTVSRCLRGGDNVSEKMRERIFAVAEDLGYIPNRAPDILSKATSRAIGILLPSLTNQVFADVIKGIETVTEPAGYHLMLSHYGYSPDVEERSLSSLLSYNVDGVILSDSQHTPRTLRMLETAGVPTVELMDTHLKPFQQAVGFNNVLAAYDMVSEMIRRGRRHVVYLAVRLDARTLQRQEGYTRAMEEHGLEPVTLRSEQRSSFSVGATLMTHILEQNPEADGIFCTNDDVAIGAYFECQRRGMIVPDQMAIAGFHGHDVGQAMTPRLASVVTPREALGQRAAEELLARLSGQPMSEPVIDLGYRIEAGGTL, from the coding sequence ATGCCAAAGAAACGCAGACCCACATTACAGGATATCGCCGACCGGGTCGGCGCCACGAAAATGACTGTCAGCCGTTGCCTGCGCGGGGGCGACAACGTGTCAGAGAAGATGCGCGAGCGTATTTTCGCAGTGGCCGAAGACCTAGGGTATATCCCCAACCGGGCGCCGGACATCCTCTCCAAAGCCACCAGCCGGGCCATCGGTATCCTGTTGCCATCGCTGACCAACCAGGTGTTTGCGGACGTCATCAAGGGCATCGAAACGGTTACCGAGCCGGCAGGCTATCACCTGATGCTATCTCACTACGGCTATAGCCCGGACGTGGAGGAGCGCAGTCTGTCTTCCCTGCTCTCCTACAATGTCGACGGCGTGATCCTGTCTGACAGCCAGCACACTCCGCGCACCCTACGCATGCTGGAGACGGCCGGCGTTCCCACGGTTGAGCTCATGGATACGCATCTCAAGCCCTTCCAGCAAGCCGTCGGTTTCAACAACGTCCTGGCCGCCTACGACATGGTCAGCGAGATGATCCGCCGGGGACGCAGGCATGTGGTCTATCTGGCAGTGCGGCTGGATGCCCGGACCTTACAGCGGCAGGAAGGCTACACGCGGGCCATGGAAGAACATGGACTGGAGCCCGTGACCCTTCGCAGTGAGCAGCGCTCCTCCTTCTCCGTCGGGGCGACATTGATGACCCATATTCTGGAACAGAACCCCGAAGCTGACGGCATCTTCTGCACCAACGACGACGTCGCTATCGGCGCCTACTTCGAATGCCAGCGCCGGGGAATGATCGTACCTGACCAAATGGCGATTGCCGGTTTCCACGGCCACGACGTGGGTCAGGCCATGACGCCCCGGCTCGCCAGTGTGGTCACGCCCCGTGAAGCCCTCGGACAGCGTGCGGCCGAAGAGTTGCTGGCCCGGCTATCGGGCCAGCCCATGTCGGAACCGGTCATCGACCTGGGTTACCGGATCGAGGCCGGCGGAACACTCTGA
- a CDS encoding FMN-binding glutamate synthase family protein: MSGRLKEYCARFGLFGTVLALAVVAAVAAFSGSAWAWALLILGPLSVLGIWNLFQSKHTLMRNYPLLAHGRWISEELRPFLRQYIVEGNLTGRPFNRHQRSIVYERAKNTVDSQPFGSDLDFYGEEYEMTTHSMAAKTLDGTQFRTKIGNSQCKRPYEASLLNVSAMSFGSLSGKAIRALNKGAEMGGFYHDTGEGGLSEHHRAYNGDLVWELGTGYFGCRDKEGRFDPGLFRETAQTDQVKMIEIKLSQGAKPGHGGVLPGAKVTSEIAKARQIEVGEECVSPGAHPEFDTPVGLMQFIARLRELSDGKPVGIKLCVGHPWELLAVCKASLKTGIRPDFIVVDGAEGGTGAAPEEFSDHVGLPLRDGLIMVRNALVGSGLRDEIAIGASGKVFSAFSMANNLALGADWCNAARAFMFSLGCVMTKRCHTDTCPTGVATQNPSRQRGLVIDDKAERVYHFQRNTLKRLGELVGAAGLDHPNELRPHHLYHRRGPNAIQTMDFIHEFLEPNALIDEPESTPYAEWWAAASPDTFKALRETGPSHHRVIARG; encoded by the coding sequence ATTCTCGGGCCTTTGTCAGTGCTCGGTATCTGGAACCTGTTCCAATCCAAGCACACCCTGATGCGCAACTACCCGCTTCTTGCCCATGGCCGGTGGATTTCCGAAGAGCTGCGCCCCTTTCTGCGCCAGTACATCGTCGAAGGCAATCTTACGGGCCGTCCGTTCAACCGGCATCAACGCTCGATTGTCTACGAGCGCGCCAAAAATACGGTGGATTCCCAGCCTTTCGGTTCCGATCTCGACTTTTACGGCGAAGAGTACGAAATGACCACCCATTCCATGGCGGCCAAGACCCTGGATGGTACGCAATTCCGCACGAAAATCGGCAACAGTCAGTGTAAACGGCCTTACGAAGCCTCTCTGCTCAACGTATCGGCGATGAGCTTTGGTTCTCTCAGCGGTAAGGCAATCAGGGCCCTAAACAAGGGTGCGGAAATGGGCGGGTTCTATCACGACACCGGTGAGGGTGGGCTCAGCGAGCATCATCGCGCCTACAATGGCGATCTGGTCTGGGAGTTGGGCACCGGTTACTTCGGCTGCCGCGACAAGGAGGGCCGGTTCGATCCGGGTTTATTCCGGGAGACCGCGCAGACCGATCAGGTGAAGATGATTGAGATCAAGCTCAGTCAGGGCGCCAAGCCCGGTCACGGTGGCGTATTGCCGGGGGCTAAGGTGACCTCCGAAATCGCCAAGGCGCGCCAGATCGAAGTTGGGGAGGAATGCGTTTCGCCCGGCGCTCACCCAGAGTTCGATACACCGGTTGGGCTGATGCAATTTATTGCGCGACTGCGCGAACTTTCCGACGGCAAGCCGGTGGGCATTAAGCTGTGCGTTGGCCATCCCTGGGAATTGCTGGCGGTGTGCAAGGCTAGTCTAAAGACGGGTATCCGACCGGATTTTATCGTGGTAGACGGCGCTGAAGGCGGTACGGGCGCCGCGCCGGAAGAGTTCTCGGACCATGTCGGTCTGCCGTTGCGCGACGGTCTCATTATGGTACGCAATGCGCTCGTGGGGAGTGGGCTGCGGGACGAAATAGCGATTGGCGCAAGCGGCAAAGTATTCAGCGCTTTTTCCATGGCTAACAATCTGGCGCTGGGAGCGGATTGGTGCAATGCGGCGCGGGCCTTTATGTTCTCGCTGGGGTGCGTGATGACCAAGCGCTGCCATACGGATACTTGTCCCACCGGCGTCGCCACCCAGAACCCCAGTCGCCAACGGGGCCTGGTGATCGATGATAAGGCCGAGCGGGTCTATCATTTTCAGCGCAATACCCTGAAACGACTCGGCGAGCTGGTCGGTGCGGCCGGACTGGATCATCCCAATGAGTTGCGACCGCATCATCTCTACCATCGCCGCGGTCCCAATGCGATCCAGACGATGGACTTTATTCACGAGTTTCTCGAACCCAATGCCTTGATTGACGAGCCAGAGTCCACGCCCTATGCGGAGTGGTGGGCGGCGGCCTCGCCAGATACCTTCAAGGCCCTGAGGGAAACGGGACCGAGCCATCACCGCGTGATCGCTCGAGGTTAG